GTTAACCACTTTACAGGCTACGTTAACGGACAAAACACCCCAGAATATCCAGACATTGATACTACCGCCACTGGTTTGGCTAACCTGGGTGTACCAATGAAAGCAGAGATAGAGGGAAATATTGCTTGTGGTTTGCGGCAAACTGCAACTCAAGCTGTAACAGAAATGGTGACAGTGTTAGATAATAACAGTGGCGCAGAAATTCAGATTCCTTGGACTTATGCTTATTATGAAATTGCCCAGAGGTATCTAATAGAAGTGGAGCCTCAAAAACAGATCCTTTTCGATGCTTTTTTAGGAAGTAATGCCCAGCAGTTGTTTGAAATGACTCGTCTATCTAAATAAGTACTTGTACAGAATTAATTACACAATGTCATTGCGAATGAAGCAAAGCGTAATGAAGCAATTCGCTTGCGGTTGGGATTGCAACTCTTGGAGACGCTGTTCGCGAACGCTTCGCTCGCAATGACTGTAAATGTTTTTGTCCAACTACTTAGCGATCGCAATCCTGATTTGATACTTTTCGTAATATCTCTGTATTCCGCTAAGAGCGATCGCATTTCCTAGAGAAAGTTGAAAAGGATTGTATCTGTAGGTTTATTCTAGAAACTGGGTCGTACATTCCAAATGCATATATATCCAGAAAAATTTTTATGGTGTACTTTTATGGAAAATCAACTAGGAATTGTTCTAAAACTGCTTTTAATCTCAGCCTTGTTATCGTTATTGATTAAGTATGCAGCACCAAGTCTATCAATTCCGGCGACAGGAACCAACGCGCTAATTATAGTATTGTTACCGATTGTGATTATAGCGATCGCGCTACTGTGGCGATTCCAAGCACAAAAACAAAGTTAACTCAAACCCTCTACGCACAAGTGACTAAAATCAGCTAACCTAGCTGAATTACAAGAAAATTGCATCTCGCCCACCGTTGGGAGTCAGCCTGTGAATCTCGGTCAATGGATCGGCTTAATCGCCATAGTTCTTTCTTTATACATCCTGTGGCAAATTCGGGAAGTGCTTTTGCTCATGTTTGCCGCAGTTGTGTTAGCCACCACCTTAAATCGGCTAGCGAAACGCTTCCAACGCTTTGGGATGAAGCGTGGATTCGCCGTTCTCCTAGCAGTAGCTATCTTTTTTGCAGGGATTGTGGGTTTTTTCTGGCTAATTGTGCCACCCTTTGCCCAGCAGTTTCAAGAACTAACGAATCAGGTTCCAAAAGGATTTGAGCGGTTTAATAATTTCCTTGACGCTTTGAGAACTCGCATTCCTAACCAGTTGGTTCCCTACATTCCAGATATCAACAGCCTCATCCAACAAGCACAGCCCTTCGTCAATCGCTTACTGGGAAATTCCTTCGCCTTTGTATCTGGCTCTTTGGAAGTTGTTCTCAAGATTTTGCTAGTGTTGGTTTTAACAGGAATGATGTTAGCCGATCCCCTTGCTTACCGCAAAGTCTTTGTGCGGCTTTTCCCTTCATTCTATCGGCGGCGGGTAGAAGGAATTTTAAATAAGTGCGAAGTTTCTT
This Nostoc sp. KVJ3 DNA region includes the following protein-coding sequences:
- a CDS encoding AI-2E family transporter, giving the protein MNLGQWIGLIAIVLSLYILWQIREVLLLMFAAVVLATTLNRLAKRFQRFGMKRGFAVLLAVAIFFAGIVGFFWLIVPPFAQQFQELTNQVPKGFERFNNFLDALRTRIPNQLVPYIPDINSLIQQAQPFVNRLLGNSFAFVSGSLEVVLKILLVLVLTGMMLADPLAYRKVFVRLFPSFYRRRVEGILNKCEVSLEGWITGAFIAICVVGVMSLVGLSILHVKAALALAILAGFFNLIPNLGPTMSVIPAMAIAFLDEPWKAIAVLILYFIIQQVESNFITPVVMAHQVSLLPAITLIAQLFFVTFFGFLGLFLALPLTVVAKIWLQEVLIKDVLDEWGNHQKETELVMVSESPEGDDNWTADSPDVNRERPIDDDILQKED